A single Marinitoga aeolica DNA region contains:
- a CDS encoding DUF4416 family protein: MGKIKDIDRVNYVIHFFSAGDTDYWLYHENVLDELKKHFGEIDYISEELDFQKYTYYYNMEMGQNVKIKARMISFKNLYSPGFLAEAKTITNNIESKYAVDGKRKVNLDVGYIHHMQFVLASTKPWGNRIYLSKGIYAEITLMYVYEQWKAFDHSYQNFKDKEYQDILTEIRNLYLDKRKKWLSGKR; this comes from the coding sequence ATGGGAAAAATTAAAGATATTGATAGAGTAAATTATGTTATTCATTTTTTTTCAGCTGGAGATACTGATTATTGGTTGTATCATGAAAATGTTTTGGACGAATTAAAAAAACATTTTGGAGAAATAGATTATATTTCAGAAGAATTAGATTTTCAAAAATATACATATTATTACAATATGGAAATGGGTCAAAATGTAAAAATAAAAGCTCGAATGATTAGCTTTAAAAATCTTTATTCTCCAGGTTTTTTGGCTGAAGCAAAAACCATAACAAATAACATTGAATCTAAATACGCTGTAGATGGTAAAAGGAAAGTAAATTTAGATGTGGGGTATATACATCATATGCAATTTGTTTTAGCAAGTACTAAACCTTGGGGGAATAGAATATATTTATCTAAAGGCATATATGCTGAAATAACTCTTATGTATGTGTATGAGCAATGGAAGGCATTTGATCATTCCTATCAAAATTTTAAGGATAAAGAATATCAGGATATATTAACAGAAATAAGAAATTTATATTTAGATAAAAGAAAAAAATGGCTATCTGGAAAGAGATGA